GGCGCCGCCGGCAGATCCACGCGGCGAAAGACAATGCCGGTGTCTGCAGAGGCAGGACGCAAGGTCATCTGTACCTTGCGGCCAGTGTGCAAACCGACGCCGGTGGCGCGGATCAGGGTCTTGAGGGTACGTTGCTTGAGCACAGCCGCTTCCCGTGGCGTAGAGCCTGGAAAAAAGCACAACATTCTAGCATGACCGCTCCGGCCCAGGCCGCCGGAGCGGTGTTTTTCTTGCCCCAGTCCTCAATCCGCCTGCTTGCGCAGGAAGGCGGGGATGTCGAGCAAGTCCACCCCACTCGCCTTCATGGCTTCTACCGTCGCATCGCGGCGCCGGCGCAGCACCGCCGGCTGATCCAGCGCACCGTAATCCACCACGTCCGCCGCCATGGGCGAGGGAACGGGATCGGTGCCGGTGCGCACCACTTGGATCTGGGGCTTGGGCTGCTTGGCCACCGAAGGCATGCCAAGGCCGGTGGCGACCACCGTCACGCGCAGATCCTCCGCCATGTTTTCGTCGAACACCGCGCCGAAGATGACGGTCGCGTCCTCCGCGGTGAACTCGCGGATGGTGTTCATAACCTCGTGGATCTCCTTCATCTTCAGCGACTGATTGGCGGTGATGTTGACCAGAACGCCGCGCGCCCCATGCAGGTTGACGTCTTCCAAAAGCGGGCTCTTGACCGCCTGCTCGGCGGCCAGCCGTGCACGCTGGCTGCCCTGGGCGCGCGCCGAACCCATCATGGCCATGCCCATCTCGCTCATCACCGTGCGCACGTCCGCGAAGTCCACGTTCACCAGGCCCGGCGAGCTGATCACCTCGGCAATGCCGGCCACCGCCCCGTGCAGCACGTCATTGGCAGAACGGAAGGCGTCCAGCACCGAGACGTCATCGCCCAGCACTTGCATCAGCTTTTCGTTGGGAATGATGATCAGCGAGTCCACGTTGTGGGCCAGGGCCTCGATGCCGGCTTGCGCGATCTTCAGGCGCCGGCCCTCGAACATGAAGGGCTTGGTCACCACAGCCACGGTGAGGATGCCCAGTTCCTTGGCCACTTCCGCCACAACCGGCGCGGCACCGGTGCCGGTGCCCCCGCCCATGCCCGCGGTGATGAACAGCATGTCGGCACCGTCGATCGCCTCGGCGATGGCTTCCCGGTCCTCCAGTGCGGCCTCGCGGCCGATCTCGGGATTGGCTCCGGCCCCCAGTCCCTTAGTGATGGAGGCACCAATCTGCAGCTTGGAGCTGGCGCGACTCTTGGCTAGGGCCTGGGCGTCGGTGTTGGCGGCGATGAATTCCACGCCGGTGAGGCCGCTTTCGATCATGTGGTCCACGGCGTTGCCGCCGCAGCCGCCCACGCCGATGACCTTGATGACTGCATCCTGGGATTGACTATCGAGAATCTCAAACATGTTTACCTCCTCATAACGTTAGCCTGGACAAGACACTGGAATCCTTAGCCTCGCAGTCTCACGGCGGCCGACATCGTTTCTTCATCGCCATCCCCTTCCCTTGTTTCAAAAGCCCTGGAACCACGCCTTCATGCGTTCGAAAATCTGTTGCAGCGACGAGCTTTTGAGCCGCGCGAGCTGGTGCCGCTGGTATTGCTCGAGACCAGCCAGCAACAGGCCCACCCCGGTGGCGTAGCGTGGATTGCGCACCACCTCCTGGAGCCCGCCGACGTACTGGGGCAGACCCAGACGCACCGGCATGTGGAACACTTCCTCACCCAGTTCCACCATGCCCTCGATCAGACTGGAACCGCCGGTGAGCACGATGCCGGATGAAATCAGGTCTTCGAAACCGCTACGCCTAAGCTCCGCCTGCACCAAGGAATAGAGTTCTTCCACGCGTGGCTCGATCACTTCCGCCAGGGTCTGGCGCGACAGTTGCCGTGCGCCACGCTCACCCACGCTGGGCACGTTCACCATGTCGGTGGGGCTGGCCAGTTGGCGCAGGGCACAGCCATGGGCGCGCTTCAAGTCCTCGGCTTCCTTGGTAGGTGTGCGCAGGGCCATGGCGATGTCGTTGGTGATCTGGTCGCCGGCGATGGGAATCACCGCGGTGTGTTGGATGGCGCCATGGGTAAACACGGCGATGTCGCTGGTACCACCGCCGATGTCCAGCAGGCACACGCCCAGTTCCTTTTCGTCCTCCGACAACACCGCCATGCTGGATGCCAGGGGCTGCAGGATGAGATCGCGCACCTCGAGTCCGGTGCGCTTGACGCACTTGATGATGTTCTGGGCCGCGGACACCGCGCCGGTCACGATGTGGACCTTGGCCTCCAGGCGCACGCCACTCATGCCAAGAGGTTCGCGCACACCCTCTTGGCCATCGATGATGAATTCCTGGGTGAGGATGTGCAGGATCTGCTGATCCATGGGGATGTTCACCGCGCGCGCGGTTTCGATCACCCGGTCCACATCGGCCTGGGTTACCTCCTTGTCCTTGATGGCCACCATCCCGTGCGAGTTCATGCTCCTGATGTGGCTGCCGGCGATGCCGGCATAGACCTCGCGGATCTTGCAATCCGCCATCAGCTCGGCATCTTCCAGGGCGCGCTGGATGGAATTCACGGTGGAGTCGATGTTCACCACCACGCCCTTCTTCAGCCCGCGGGATGGCGCCTCGCCCAGACCCACCACTTCCAAGCGGCCCTCGGGCAGCACTTCCGCCACCAGGGCCACCACCTTGGAGGTGCCGATGTCCAGTCCCACGATCAGATTCTTCTGGTCTTTCCCTTTGGCCATCCCTGTGCCTTCTTTGTCGTCTGTTCCGTGTCGGTCACACCTTGCCGGCCGGCGCGCCCAGGCGCACGGCGAAGCCGTTTGGGTAGCGCAGATCCACGTAGGCCACCGCCTGGGACAGCTGTCCCACGGTGGCCGCGTAATGCCGGGCGAAACGCGAAAGGCGCGCCGCCACCTGCTCCCGCCCCAGGGCCACCAACAGCCCGTTGTCGAGTTTCAATTCCCAAGCGCGGCGCGCGTTCAGGTGCACCGCCACCGGTTTGAGTCCCGCTGGCGCCAGCGCACTACGGAACACCTCGTAGTGCTGCACCATCTCCCGCGCCGCGCCCTCTGGCCCGTCAAACAGTGGCAGCGGCTCGTCGGAGGCGGCCTGGAACACCTCGCCGCGTGTGTTCACCAGCCCGCCCGCCGCCCAGCGCGCCAGCGCCACATGTTCCTCCAGCGTCACTTCCAGCCGATCCGGCCATTGCCGGCGCAGACTGGCGTGGCGTACCCAGGGCAGCTTCTCAAAGGCCTGGGTGATGCGCGCTAGATCGAGGGTGAAGAAATTGCCCTTAAACTCGCGGGTGACGATGTAGCTCACCTGTTGGTAGGTGACATGGCGCAGCTCGCCCTTCACCTCGACATGGCGTAACGGAAACACCGGCAAATGGATCACGAGAAACAGCAGCGCATAGACGAGCAGAATGGCTGCCAGGGCATAGAGCAGATTGGCCAGCCACAACATGAGCTGGGCACGATCCCACTGGGACAGCACCAGGAAATTGGATCCCGGCGCGGCCATGGGCCGCCGCTGAAGATCGCCCTTGTCGATGTGCTTACGCCACATCGTCCTTCTCCAGCCGGGCCAGTTCCAGGATGCGCAGGACCAGCTCTTCAAAGGACAGTCCGGCCTGACGTGCCGCCATCGGTACCAGGCTGTGATCGGTCATCCCGGGCGCGGTATTCATTTCGAGGAAATAAGGTGTGCCCTGCTCGTCCACGATGAAATCGGCACGGCCCCAGCCGCGGCAGCCGAGGATGTGGAAGGCACGCAATGCAAGCGCCTGCAAGGCCTGCTCCCGTTCGGGTGGCAAGCCACAGGGCACGATGTAACGGGTATCGTTGGCCAGATACTTGGCGTCGTAGTCGTAGAAGCTGCGCGGTGTCTCCAGTCGGATCAGGGGCAGCGCCCGCTCACCCAGGATGCCCGCGGTGTACTCCGCGCCGGTGACGAAGGCCTCGGCGATCACCAAGCGGTCGTGGCGCGCGGCGAGCTCCCAGGCGGCAGGCAAATCTCTAGCGTGCACCACTTTGCTCATGCCGATGGACGAGCCCTCGCTGGCGGGCTTGACCATGAGGGGCAATCCCAGCTCGCGCACCACCGCATCGAAATCACTGTCCGCGTCCAGCAGGGCGTAGCGCGGAGTGGGAATACCCGCCGCCTGCCAGATCATCTTGGTGCGCCACTTGTCCATGGCCAACGCCGAGGCGAGCACTCCGCTGCCGGTATAAGGAATGCCCATCAGCTCCAACAGCCCCTGGATGGTGCCATCCTCCCCGTAGCGTCCGTGCAGGGCGATGAAGGCGCGGTTAAAGCCTGCGAGTTCGGCCAGAGGGCGCTGTAGAGGATCAAAGGCGTGGGCGTCCACGCCGCGCGCCTTGAGCGCGGCGAGTACGGCGCCGCCGCTCTTCAGGGAAACCTCGCGCTCGGCCGAACGCCCACCGCATAGCACCGCGACTTTTCCGAATCGTTCTGGTGTCATCTTAAGAATCCCTTCCCCCGCCAAGCCGGGGCAACGGGCGCCCTGCCCGCGGCTGGGCGCTGCATCGCGCTCCTGTGTTCTTTGTTGGTCACGTTTTTTCCCCGACGATGCGCACTTCCGGCTCCAGCGTGATACCCGTCTCGCCCGCCACCGTCGCCTGAACCAGCTCGATCAGGGCTTCGATGTCCGCCGCCGTGGCTTGACCCAGGTTGACGATGAAATTGGCGTGCTTTCCCGACACCTGGGCGCCGCCGATGCGCCGGCCCTTGAGGCCACAAGCCTCGATCAGACGCGCGGCGAAATCCCCCGGTGGATTACGGAACACCGACCCGGCATTGGGCAGGTTGAGTGGCTGTGTGGCGATGCGTTTCTCAAGCAAGGCCTTGATGCGCTGCTGTGCGGCCGCGCCCTCTCCTGCCCTCGCCGTGAACCACGCGGCCACGAACCACTCCTCGCTGGCCGCCCCCGATGGCGCGCCGCGCAAGGCCACGTGGCGGT
This genomic stretch from Thiobacter sp. AK1 harbors:
- a CDS encoding cell division protein FtsQ/DivIB encodes the protein MWRKHIDKGDLQRRPMAAPGSNFLVLSQWDRAQLMLWLANLLYALAAILLVYALLFLVIHLPVFPLRHVEVKGELRHVTYQQVSYIVTREFKGNFFTLDLARITQAFEKLPWVRHASLRRQWPDRLEVTLEEHVALARWAAGGLVNTRGEVFQAASDEPLPLFDGPEGAAREMVQHYEVFRSALAPAGLKPVAVHLNARRAWELKLDNGLLVALGREQVAARLSRFARHYAATVGQLSQAVAYVDLRYPNGFAVRLGAPAGKV
- the ftsZ gene encoding cell division protein FtsZ; translation: MFEILDSQSQDAVIKVIGVGGCGGNAVDHMIESGLTGVEFIAANTDAQALAKSRASSKLQIGASITKGLGAGANPEIGREAALEDREAIAEAIDGADMLFITAGMGGGTGTGAAPVVAEVAKELGILTVAVVTKPFMFEGRRLKIAQAGIEALAHNVDSLIIIPNEKLMQVLGDDVSVLDAFRSANDVLHGAVAGIAEVISSPGLVNVDFADVRTVMSEMGMAMMGSARAQGSQRARLAAEQAVKSPLLEDVNLHGARGVLVNITANQSLKMKEIHEVMNTIREFTAEDATVIFGAVFDENMAEDLRVTVVATGLGMPSVAKQPKPQIQVVRTGTDPVPSPMAADVVDYGALDQPAVLRRRRDATVEAMKASGVDLLDIPAFLRKQAD
- the ftsA gene encoding cell division protein FtsA, giving the protein MAKGKDQKNLIVGLDIGTSKVVALVAEVLPEGRLEVVGLGEAPSRGLKKGVVVNIDSTVNSIQRALEDAELMADCKIREVYAGIAGSHIRSMNSHGMVAIKDKEVTQADVDRVIETARAVNIPMDQQILHILTQEFIIDGQEGVREPLGMSGVRLEAKVHIVTGAVSAAQNIIKCVKRTGLEVRDLILQPLASSMAVLSEDEKELGVCLLDIGGGTSDIAVFTHGAIQHTAVIPIAGDQITNDIAMALRTPTKEAEDLKRAHGCALRQLASPTDMVNVPSVGERGARQLSRQTLAEVIEPRVEELYSLVQAELRRSGFEDLISSGIVLTGGSSLIEGMVELGEEVFHMPVRLGLPQYVGGLQEVVRNPRYATGVGLLLAGLEQYQRHQLARLKSSSLQQIFERMKAWFQGF
- a CDS encoding D-alanine--D-alanine ligase, producing MTPERFGKVAVLCGGRSAEREVSLKSGGAVLAALKARGVDAHAFDPLQRPLAELAGFNRAFIALHGRYGEDGTIQGLLELMGIPYTGSGVLASALAMDKWRTKMIWQAAGIPTPRYALLDADSDFDAVVRELGLPLMVKPASEGSSIGMSKVVHARDLPAAWELAARHDRLVIAEAFVTGAEYTAGILGERALPLIRLETPRSFYDYDAKYLANDTRYIVPCGLPPEREQALQALALRAFHILGCRGWGRADFIVDEQGTPYFLEMNTAPGMTDHSLVPMAARQAGLSFEELVLRILELARLEKDDVA